One Paracoccaceae bacterium genomic region harbors:
- a CDS encoding nitroreductase family protein gives MPEDPAALAFLSARMSHPAKTLAAPGPDRAAMRAILTAALRVPDHGKLEPWRLVVAGRPTLDAWAAAAADRGAARGLSPEDIDKGRGQFARSAACVAVLSSPVDSPKIPGIEQTLSAGALCLGLVNAAHAAGFGAAWITGWPAYDRGFVEGALGAGPREWVAGFVHMGTITLTPPDRPRPDLARVVTWADDEAGG, from the coding sequence ATGCCCGAGGATCCCGCAGCCCTTGCCTTCCTTTCCGCCCGCATGTCGCATCCGGCCAAGACGCTGGCCGCGCCGGGGCCCGACCGGGCAGCCATGCGGGCAATCCTGACGGCGGCGCTGCGGGTGCCCGACCATGGCAAGCTGGAACCCTGGCGGCTGGTCGTGGCGGGGCGGCCGACGCTGGATGCCTGGGCGGCGGCGGCGGCCGACCGGGGCGCGGCGCGCGGCCTGTCGCCCGAGGATATCGACAAGGGGCGCGGACAGTTCGCGCGGTCGGCCGCCTGCGTGGCGGTGCTGTCCAGCCCGGTGGACTCGCCGAAGATCCCCGGGATCGAACAGACGCTGTCGGCGGGCGCGCTGTGCCTTGGGCTGGTGAACGCGGCCCATGCGGCCGGTTTCGGCGCGGCCTGGATCACCGGCTGGCCGGCCTATGACCGGGGGTTCGTCGAGGGGGCGCTTGGCGCCGGTCCCCGGGAATGGGTCGCGGGTTTCGTGCACATGGGCACGATCACGCTGACGCCGCCCGACCGTCCGCGCCCCGATCTGGCGCGGGTCGTGACCTGGGCCGACGACGAGGCGGGCGGCTGA
- a CDS encoding EI24 domain-containing protein, whose protein sequence is MLVDFLRALGQIGDRRFRRVLLLGVLLALALLTGVYAAFLWLLESLVGETVDIPLVGPVGGIDTLLTLGSFLFMIGLSVFLMVPVASAFTGLFLDDVVEAVEARHYPHLPPVPRLPWGDVLVDSANFFALLVAVNAVAVLAYVFAGPLIPVAFWALNGFLLGREYFTMVAMRRLGRAGARELRARHPLTIWLAGTLMAAPLSIPLVNLAIPVLGAATFTHLFHRLNAAPR, encoded by the coding sequence ATCCTGGTCGACTTCCTGCGCGCACTCGGTCAGATCGGCGACCGCCGGTTCCGCCGCGTGCTGTTGCTGGGCGTGCTTCTGGCGCTTGCGCTGCTGACGGGTGTCTACGCCGCGTTCCTGTGGCTGCTGGAGTCGCTGGTGGGCGAGACGGTGGACATTCCGCTGGTCGGACCGGTCGGCGGGATCGACACCCTGCTGACGCTGGGATCGTTCCTGTTCATGATCGGGTTGTCCGTCTTCCTGATGGTTCCGGTCGCATCGGCCTTTACCGGCCTGTTCCTCGACGATGTGGTCGAGGCGGTCGAGGCGCGGCACTACCCGCACCTGCCGCCGGTGCCGCGCCTGCCATGGGGTGACGTTCTGGTGGACAGCGCGAATTTCTTCGCGCTGCTTGTCGCCGTGAACGCGGTGGCGGTGCTGGCCTATGTCTTTGCGGGCCCGCTGATCCCGGTGGCGTTCTGGGCGCTGAACGGGTTCCTGCTGGGGCGCGAGTATTTCACCATGGTGGCGATGCGGCGCCTGGGGCGGGCAGGTGCAAGAGAGCTGCGCGCGCGCCATCCGCTGACGATCTGGCTGGCCGGAACGCTGATGGCCGCGCCGCTGTCAATTCCGCTGGTCAACCTGGCGATCCCGGTCCTGGGCGCCGCGACGTTCACGCATCTGTTCCACCGGCTGAACGCGGCACCGCGCTGA
- a CDS encoding DUF1467 family protein has protein sequence MTITAALVLFAVTWFMVFFVVLPLRLTTQGDLGKVVPGTPPAAPAGFVVKRKAWLTTLVALAIWVVLCGIIMSGVITVRDIDFFGRMG, from the coding sequence ATGACGATCACCGCCGCGCTCGTGCTCTTTGCCGTCACCTGGTTCATGGTGTTCTTCGTTGTCCTGCCGCTGCGCCTGACGACGCAGGGCGATCTGGGAAAGGTCGTTCCCGGCACCCCCCCGGCCGCGCCCGCGGGGTTCGTGGTGAAACGCAAGGCCTGGCTGACGACCCTTGTCGCGCTGGCGATCTGGGTCGTGCTCTGCGGCATCATCATGTCGGGCGTGATCACCGTGCGCGACATCGACTTTTTCGGCCGCATGGGCTGA
- the mce gene encoding methylmalonyl-CoA epimerase: protein MIGRLNHVAIAVPDLAAATAQYRDTLGARVGAPQDEPDHGVTVVFIELPNTKIELLHPLGDDSPIASFLQKNPSGGIHHICYEVDDILAARDRLKAQGARVLGSGEPKIGAHGKPVLFLHPKDFNGCLVELEQA, encoded by the coding sequence ATGATCGGACGACTGAACCACGTGGCCATCGCCGTGCCCGACCTTGCGGCCGCCACCGCGCAGTACCGCGACACGCTGGGGGCCCGCGTCGGCGCGCCGCAGGACGAACCCGACCATGGCGTGACCGTGGTGTTCATCGAACTGCCCAACACCAAGATCGAACTGCTGCACCCGCTGGGCGATGACTCGCCCATCGCGTCCTTCCTGCAGAAGAATCCGTCGGGCGGCATCCACCACATCTGCTATGAGGTCGATGACATCCTGGCGGCCCGCGACCGGCTGAAGGCGCAGGGCGCGCGGGTGCTGGGGTCGGGCGAGCCGAAGATCGGCGCCCATGGCAAGCCGGTGCTGTTCCTGCACCCCAAGGATTTCAACGGCTGCCTGGTGGAGCTTGAACAGGCATGA
- a CDS encoding response regulator, whose product MPESPCPAPRDAIARPSSSLPLAGLTLLAVEDSRYACDALRLMAQRAGGRLRRAETIADARRHLRVYRPDVVIIDPGLPDGDGLVLAAEIAADRRAPPVIVSGGAAGIEDAAMAAGAAACLPKPVAGMAAFLRAVCGCLPDRAWLLPLATLGAPARDDRPMPDPLALRDDLRAAARRLSQGPAEGERRYLAGFVAGVARSAGDAALAALAQRAAQAGHGALGDLQHAVTARLRHGTGGPLTLG is encoded by the coding sequence ATGCCCGAATCGCCCTGCCCTGCCCCGCGCGACGCCATCGCCCGACCGTCGTCCAGCCTGCCGCTGGCGGGCCTGACCCTGCTGGCGGTCGAGGACAGCCGCTATGCCTGCGATGCGCTGCGGCTGATGGCGCAGCGGGCGGGCGGGCGGCTGCGCCGGGCCGAGACCATCGCCGACGCCCGGCGCCACCTGCGGGTCTATCGGCCCGATGTGGTGATCATCGACCCCGGCCTGCCCGACGGGGACGGGCTGGTGCTGGCGGCCGAGATCGCGGCGGACCGCCGCGCGCCGCCGGTGATCGTGTCGGGCGGCGCGGCGGGGATCGAGGACGCGGCCATGGCGGCGGGGGCGGCGGCCTGCCTGCCCAAGCCGGTCGCGGGGATGGCGGCCTTCCTGCGCGCGGTCTGCGGCTGCCTGCCCGACCGCGCCTGGCTGCTGCCGCTGGCGACGCTGGGCGCCCCCGCGCGCGACGACCGGCCGATGCCCGACCCGCTGGCGCTGCGTGACGACCTGCGCGCCGCCGCGCGGCGGCTGTCGCAGGGTCCGGCTGAGGGCGAGCGGCGATACCTTGCCGGGTTCGTGGCGGGCGTGGCGCGGTCGGCGGGCGATGCGGCGCTGGCCGCCCTGGCGCAGCGTGCGGCCCAGGCCGGGCACGGTGCCCTGGGCGACCTGCAGCACGCAGTGACGGCCCGGTTGCGGCACGGCACCGGGGGGCCGCTGACGCTGGGCTGA